GCGCCAGCACACTCTGTGGGTAGAAGCCTCACCTGTGGGACAGTCTGCCAGTCTGTGTGAGACGCGCCAGCACTCTGTGGGTAGAAGCCTCACCTGTGGGACAGTCTGCCAGTCTGTGTGAGACGCGCCAGCACACTCTGTGGGTAGAAGCCAGGGTCGGCCTGGCAGCGTTTCAGCAGCTCCACAGCGATGTCAGCGAGACCGAGCTGGAACTGCGGGGAGACGGGGGAACACGACAGGAAGGGCTCCAgcacctcctccacctcctctctGGAAactccctgaaacacacagacactcaactGAGCGAGAGATTACCCAGCCCAGCCAGCACCTGCCAATGGaaacaccctgaaacacacagacactcaactGAGCGAGAGATTACCCAGCCCAGCCAGCACCTGCCAATGGaaacaccctgaaacacacagacactcaactGAGCGAGAGATTACCCAGCCCAGCCAGCACCTGCCAATGGaaacaccctgaaacacacagacactcaactGAGCGAGAGATTACCCAGCCCAGCCAGCACCTGCCAATGGaaacaccctgaaacacacagacacccaaCACCTGCCAATTCAGACTTGAAAGATTTATACAAGTCCAGAAATCATACACAGCTACTAAAAATAGTGTTACActgagaaatactaaaagaaacccaaTAAGAAGTCTTTCTTATTGTCTTCAATGGTGTAGAAACGAGCCACGGCATTTGAAAGCGTTGTGCAGTTGGAGCGCGCTGCTGTTCCCTGCTTTCTCTTACCTTTATGTCTTCTAACACTTGGTTGATTGACGTGGCCAATGTAGCCTGAATCTTCAGATTCCATTTCTACAAAAGAAGAAAGACGCAAATCAATCATACGCTACTGATTTTTACCTGCATCTACAAATATCCCAAAACATCTCTACCAGCAGATCCTGATTAAGCCTAGGTTTAAAAAGGTTTGGTCAGAGTCGAGAGTTTGAAGGATGGCTTTGTTAAATATTTGAAAAGGATTTGGGCTTCAGCTGTAGTGAACTGGTCATTCTCCATCACATGCGCCCACATTCCAGACTCACACTGTTCCTGGTTCTCATCCCTGTTTTCTGCTCCAGTGCCGCCTCTTCATGGGGAAAAGAATTCCAGTTCAACACGGAAGGAGACGACGTCACCTCTAAagagaaatgcattttttttaggaGAGGAGGTTTGGGTGTAAAAAGAGAAGGGGAAACAAGTTCAATAGAATCAAAATCTTTGCTAGTGATCTCCAGCCacaggttcatttttttttattaattaggcCTGTCACAAAATGACTGCGCTCTTTAAAAATCCAGTCcagtattatataaaaaaaaaatcacacatggATATCAACAGGTAAAACAGTCAGACCCAAGACTCCTTATTCGATTGCTGAAATACACACATTAATAGACAGACCGACGATAAACAGGTTAAAATGTATCTGTGCAAAACACCTGTTCAAATAAAGaaacgaaagaaagaaaatctGTTCTGTGGTTAATGCCTGCGTGTGTTTTATGGGTCAACAAAACCTTTTTAAATTGGCTTGTGGTGGTTTCTGGGGGGTGCCCAGTCTCTAACTGGTTTTCGGTTTACGCATCCCCAGTATAAACAGAAAGCCTTGTAAACATCACCTTGCGTGCTCGTCTGCTTCAGCTTCCCCAGGGCAGCAGCCAGTGATGACTTCTCACAGCGATAGGGGAGGACTGTCAGCACCTTACCATGAGTCACATACAGCTTCCCTGCATTACACCACAGCTGCAAGAGAAAGCAGGCTCGGGttaacaacaaacacacacataggaTAAACCCAAGCTGCAGTCCTGCCTGCCCATACAACCTTCTCATTAAACCCAAGCTCCACTCCTACCTGCCCATACAACCTTCTCATTAAACCCAAGCTCCACTCCTACCTGCCCATACAACCTTCTCATTAAACCCAAGCTGCAGTCCAACCTGCCCATACAACCTTCCCATTAAACCCAAGCTGCAGTCCTACCTGCCCATACAACCTTCTCATTAAACCCAAGCTGCAGTCCTACCTGCCCATACAACCTTCCCATTAAACCCAAGCTGCAGTCCAACCTGCCCATACAACCTTCCCATTAAACCCAAGCTGCAGTCCTACCTGCCCATACAACCTTCCCATTAAACCCAAGCTGCAGTCCTACCTGCCCATACAACCTTCTCATTAAACCCAAGCTGCAGTCCTACCTGCCCATACGTTCCCCCCGCCAGCTTCTTTGAAGCTTGCAGCGTCTGGAAGTTAGTGTTCCAGATGCAGAggaaatctaaaaagaaaaaaggttagCTTTGATTTCAGAGCTTACAAAAgagtttattttcatgttttcatgCATTTACAGCTACATGCAATTAACAAGCGAAAACCACCTAGAAATAAATACAAGAACATGACATTTCTATatacacatttagaaatactgaaaataaatgcttttcttGCCAGTGTACCTGTGTCACCCGTGCTTGCAGAGTGCGGTGCTCCTACAATGGCTATGTGCCCCTCCTCCAGGGAGGCGATGGCAGCCCTGTGCAGGACTCCCTCAGACACAGGCAGCTTCAGCAGCAGGGACTTGGGCAGGTGCTGCTCCCCCTCCGCACTGGGGTGCAGGGAGACAAGCAGCTTATAGACACAGCCACTGGAATCTAGAAGCAAAGATTTACACAAAACATTTGTTCTTTAAAACACTATAACATTACCAGATATAGAAAATGCTAAATTAATAAcatgtgtttaaatgtttaatgcaGCTCTTGCAAGAAAGAGAATCTCGTTGAAAGATTTGATTTTACATCATGAAATAACGTTCTGCTTCGGACAGTTATTTATCCCGTCCGACctcatttttatctttttttttttttaagattgtagTTCTACGTTTTTGCATGTATAGAGAATACAGAGTTACTTACACAAGCACAGCAGGGTGATGCATTTATTCTCAAGAGTTGCAGTGAAGCCAATAGGACACACCCCCTTTCCCTCTGAGCCAATGTTATACTTGTGCAGAACATCTGGATTGAGCTTTTGCAAATACAGAAAACATTCCCCGCTCTGAAAAGAAGAACACAGTGTAAAAGTCACACAACAGAACGGCGTGCATTCCTGAaacagcacaaataaaaaaagagacacCTAGCGATCAGTCCATTTACCTTCTCTGTGGAGAACAGGAGGAGAGGCTGCTCCGCTTCCAAGAAACAGCTGCTCCACCTGAAACAAAACAAGTGCGCTTTACAATACAAGTTCAAAGCAAAGCACTGCAAAAAAGATACCAGTGTCAAATGATTGTGTACAGAAGTCAGGATCCGTTGGGAAAGACTTATCCCACGCAATGCATTCCCTGTTTCCCTCTTAGGAAGGAGCTATTAATGTGCAAAATGTACAGAAATAACTACTGGAAAGTTTCACAGCAGACTGGGAAGGGGGTGGGCCTTTTCATTTCAGGAAATACAAGTGGAAACAATTTGTCTTATTTGAAGTGAGTTTTTACATTGGCATGCAAAGGATGTCTGTTAGCTGTACAAGACGACCGATGTTCAAAGGAAACATTAGGTAAAGAAACCTCCTAACCTGATGACCTCTTCCTCTGATAAGACTTCTTCCACTGCCTGCTGTGGAGCAGCCAGCAGGGCATCGAGCTGTCGCACTGCACCCCTCTGGAACAGAACGAGGGGCTCCGAGGAGGGCAGGGCGTGGATCCGGGACACAGCGGCTGAGAGCTACGAGAGACAGACCGAGATCGTCACCAGTGCGGGGACAGATACTCCCatattcaaacacacacagcTTCAAATGCATCTGGTGGCAGCAAATACCACCGTGTTCAGGTAACAGAATCAGACACGATGCCAAGGAAAGCAATGCAAAAATGACAATAAACACCCGGTTTACTGTTTCAGCACTGAAGACTGGACTCCAAGATGAACAAAGTGCACTTGATGTACTTACTGTGGCTTTGAATACTTTTTCAAAATTTATATCTTCATCCCTCCATATTCGCAGTacctaaaataaaaatcaatactactgtaaacatacagtaaataaaaaagacTTGTTTAGTGTAAATGTATGATTTTATTGCAGACTTATTCTTTATTCTAAAGCTGTGCTATGCTGTTGAGCAGCAGACTGTCTTCGCATTGTGAAGGCACGTCACCTTCAGTTCCAAATGGCACACCTACGTTTCTGTCGTGCACCGCCACATACTCCCCAGTCTGCCCGTGGAGCACTGCAGGGCAGGTGACTGCTTGTCCCTGCTTAGCTGCCCAGCTGCCCAAAGGCTTCTGGTCTGAAACCTGGGGTAGAGAGAGAAAGCAGATCAAACATACTGTATTAGAAAAACAATGGGGTCAAATATATACAGTTTAATAGCAGGCGCTGTGCGTGACATTCGCATCCGTTCACAGATTTAGATTTTAGTTCTGTCTTTACTAGCAGATACTAGTACTAGACCGCTTGTGTAAAGATTTCAGGGCTGGAAATAGCTCCCGCTGCATGAGTTTAGTAAAAGACAaccgagcttgttacctatacactgtggcttatcaagctcttagtaaaacctggaatggagaAAACTgccatgcaacaggagtcttattgccatccttgCAATCGAAAGGCCTGGTAAACATGAAGATAAATATGCGTTTTCATTCACAACTGTACATTCTACAGTTTCTAAATCAATAGGCTTGCAGAGTTAGGAATCGCAAGCCCTCTCAATTCTACACTAAAGCCTAGGGTAGCCCCAATTTCCATTCAAACGGAGTACTGTATTATTAGCAAACTACATGACGTACCCCACCAGTTAAGCAACAGTAACCGCTGGCAGGTTAAGCGCTACATTTCACAGGCAGGTTTCCCCGTCTGATGTTTAGCACGCAGACGACTGACTTTAAGTTACACATACAGTTAAGCAAGTGTTTGCCAATCAGACACGTGTTGTGGCACATGAGAGAACACACACGTAGCCGTAGCCGTAGCCGTAGCCGTAGCCGTATCGGAACGAGCTCCACTGTTTGCACCGCTCTCCCTGTACCTTGTAGACGGTTACGGTACTCCCCGCGCCCGTGACTATGACATGGTCGGCGTCTCTCCCCGGTTCTATTCCGAGTATCCCTGAGTTTTCCCGGCTCTGGCCGGCTGCGAGTCCGCACAACGTGAACCCCTCATACAACTCAGCCATGCTGTAAATAAGAAGGCAGGTCGACTCtctgagaggagagacagaggaaaGCCCATCCGCTGCGAAAGACGAGGAAACGTAGACAGAGCCCCCTACAGGCGAGGAGTAGTTACAA
The DNA window shown above is from Acipenser ruthenus chromosome 17, fAciRut3.2 maternal haplotype, whole genome shotgun sequence and carries:
- the nol11 gene encoding nucleolar protein 11-like, producing the protein MAELYEGFTLCGLAAGQSRENSGILGIEPGRDADHVIVTGAGSTVTVYKVSDQKPLGSWAAKQGQAVTCPAVLHGQTGEYVAVHDRNVLRIWRDEDINFEKVFKATLSAAVSRIHALPSSEPLVLFQRGAVRQLDALLAAPQQAVEEVLSEEEVIRWSSCFLEAEQPLLLFSTEKSGECFLYLQKLNPDVLHKYNIGSEGKGVCPIGFTATLENKCITLLCLYSSGCVYKLLVSLHPSAEGEQHLPKSLLLKLPVSEGVLHRAAIASLEEGHIAIVGAPHSASTGDTDFLCIWNTNFQTLQASKKLAGGTYGQLWCNAGKLYVTHGKVLTVLPYRCEKSSLAAALGKLKQTSTQEVTSSPSVLNWNSFPHEEAALEQKTGMRTRNSKWNLKIQATLATSINQVLEDIKGVSREEVEEVLEPFLSCSPVSPQFQLGLADIAVELLKRCQADPGFYPQSVLARLTQTGRLSHSSCPGFLMLVLEKRDYFLAQLCLQHFPDIPEAVTCACLKAFLSVADADLVRVSVDLEGVSLMDGPGQSLEGVQNGFSPVLLEEDSCDVQLTSPKLDQSSSWTDVSLTCPVGLKKSALLNEIIQSSYSESFLLPHLKDLSAQQIILFLQYLQYLYVRSSGDVYTQLPGLRAPTITQITDWISLLLDAHFAVLVMAPEAKGLLAQLHRFVRSQVRLYSELGKIQGTLQELSKIKQAQEIGLYSIEVIELL